In Pseudomonas sp. MTM4, one genomic interval encodes:
- the pfkB gene encoding 1-phosphofructokinase, producing the protein MARVLTVTLNPALDLTVQLPSLRLGEVNRSEGVQVHAAGKGLNVAQVLADLGHQLTVTGFLGADNPQAFEQLFKARGFADEFVRVAGETRSNIKLAEAGGQVTDINGPGLMIAETERVELLARLKRLAPMHDLVVVAGSLPRGVQVEWFVELLQALKQLSARVALDTSGAALRAGLATAPWLIKPNEEELAEARGMQAADAPALAREAWRLQVEGVEHVVISQGAEGVSWFAPSASWHAHPPKVQVVSTVGAGDSLLAGMIHGLLENWPAERTLTHATAIAAQAVGQVGFGITDTAQLAELEAAVRLQPLSQ; encoded by the coding sequence ATGGCGCGCGTCCTGACGGTTACCCTTAATCCAGCGCTGGATTTGACTGTACAGCTGCCGTCGCTGCGCCTGGGCGAGGTCAATCGCAGCGAAGGCGTGCAGGTGCATGCCGCCGGCAAGGGCCTCAATGTGGCGCAGGTGCTGGCCGATCTGGGTCACCAGCTGACGGTGACCGGCTTTCTCGGCGCGGACAATCCGCAGGCGTTCGAGCAGTTGTTCAAGGCGCGCGGGTTTGCCGATGAGTTTGTTCGGGTGGCGGGTGAAACCCGCAGCAACATCAAACTGGCCGAAGCCGGCGGGCAAGTCACTGACATCAATGGTCCGGGGTTGATGATCGCCGAGACGGAGCGCGTCGAGTTGCTAGCCAGGCTAAAGCGCCTCGCGCCAATGCATGATCTGGTGGTGGTTGCCGGTAGCCTGCCGCGCGGTGTTCAGGTGGAATGGTTCGTCGAGCTGTTGCAAGCACTGAAGCAACTGAGCGCACGGGTGGCGCTGGATACCAGTGGCGCAGCCCTGCGCGCCGGCTTGGCCACCGCGCCTTGGCTGATCAAGCCCAATGAAGAGGAGTTGGCCGAGGCCCGCGGGATGCAAGCCGCCGATGCGCCGGCGCTCGCCCGTGAAGCCTGGCGATTGCAGGTCGAGGGCGTCGAGCACGTGGTCATCTCACAGGGCGCCGAGGGCGTGAGCTGGTTTGCACCCAGTGCCAGCTGGCACGCACATCCGCCCAAGGTGCAGGTGGTCAGCACCGTCGGCGCGGGCGACTCGCTGCTGGCCGGCATGATCCATGGCTTGCTGGAAAACTGGCCCGCCGAACGCACCCTTACCCACGCTACGGCCATCGCCGCGCAGGCAGTTGGGCAGGTCGGCTTTGGCATCACCGACACGGCGCAGCTCGCCGAGCTGGAAGCCGCCGTTCGCCTTCAGCCGCTGAGCCAATAA
- a CDS encoding PTS fructose-like transporter subunit IIB, translating into MNLLIVTACPNGMVTSVLTSRLLEAAAHRLGWSTAVEVHDPKAIGSPLTPAQIANADLVVVVKTGPLSLQRFIGKRVAQSAPSEALLDPEGFLRSAAETASELQQDEAADAPTKGKPKLVAITACPTGVAHTFMAAEALQQAATRKGYDLQVETRGSVGARNVLDAKAIEEADVVLLAADIEVDVARFAGKRVFRCGTGVALKQPDATLDRALEEATVLSGGAAVSAGGGEQKGEKTGVYKHLLTGVSYMLPMVVAGGLLIALSFVFGIEAFKEEGTLAAALMKIGGETAFQLMVPLLAGYIAYSIADRPGLAPGMIGGLLAGTLGAGFIGGIIAGFVAGYAAKAVSRWVPLPPSVESLKPILIIPLLASLITGLVMIYVVGTPVAKLLAGLTEFLDTMGTSNAVLLGLLLGTMMCVDLGGPVNKAAYAFSVGLLASQSYAPMAATMAAGMVPPIGMGIASILARRKFAQSEREAGKAALVLGCCFISEGAIPFAAKDPLRVIPASIAGGALTGALSMAFGAKLLAPHGGLFVLLIPNAINLALLYLMAILAGSLVTGVIYAVIKKPEAQPLAIGEAT; encoded by the coding sequence ATGAATCTTCTCATCGTCACGGCCTGCCCCAACGGAATGGTCACCAGTGTGCTCACGTCACGCTTGCTCGAAGCGGCCGCTCATCGTCTGGGCTGGTCGACCGCTGTGGAAGTCCATGATCCCAAGGCCATCGGCTCGCCCCTGACGCCCGCGCAGATTGCCAATGCCGACCTGGTCGTGGTGGTCAAGACCGGGCCGTTATCGCTGCAACGCTTCATCGGCAAGCGCGTGGCCCAATCGGCCCCGTCCGAAGCGCTGCTCGATCCCGAAGGCTTCCTGCGCAGCGCCGCCGAGACGGCCAGCGAACTGCAACAAGATGAAGCGGCGGACGCCCCTACGAAAGGCAAACCCAAGCTGGTGGCCATCACCGCGTGCCCGACCGGCGTGGCACACACATTCATGGCTGCCGAAGCCCTGCAGCAGGCGGCGACCCGCAAGGGTTATGACCTGCAGGTGGAAACTCGCGGTTCGGTGGGCGCACGCAACGTGCTCGACGCGAAGGCCATTGAAGAGGCCGATGTGGTGCTGCTCGCCGCCGATATCGAGGTGGATGTCGCCCGCTTCGCCGGCAAGCGAGTGTTTCGCTGCGGCACGGGCGTTGCGCTGAAACAACCCGACGCGACGCTGGACCGCGCGCTGGAGGAAGCCACGGTGCTTAGTGGTGGCGCCGCGGTCAGTGCCGGTGGAGGCGAGCAGAAGGGCGAAAAAACCGGCGTCTACAAGCATCTGCTCACGGGCGTTTCCTACATGCTGCCGATGGTGGTGGCCGGCGGCTTGCTGATCGCGCTGTCCTTCGTCTTCGGCATCGAGGCGTTCAAGGAAGAGGGCACCTTGGCCGCCGCTTTGATGAAAATTGGCGGCGAGACGGCCTTCCAGCTAATGGTGCCCTTGCTGGCCGGCTACATCGCGTATTCCATCGCCGATCGTCCGGGCCTCGCGCCAGGCATGATCGGCGGACTGTTGGCCGGCACGCTGGGCGCGGGCTTTATCGGGGGGATCATCGCCGGCTTCGTCGCGGGCTACGCAGCCAAGGCGGTCAGCCGCTGGGTTCCGCTGCCCCCGAGCGTCGAGTCGCTCAAGCCGATCCTGATCATTCCTCTGCTGGCCAGCCTGATCACCGGCCTGGTGATGATCTATGTGGTGGGTACGCCGGTGGCGAAGTTGCTCGCCGGGCTCACCGAATTTCTCGACACCATGGGCACGTCCAATGCCGTTCTGCTCGGGCTGCTGCTCGGCACCATGATGTGCGTCGACCTCGGCGGGCCGGTGAACAAGGCGGCCTATGCCTTCTCCGTCGGCCTGCTCGCCTCGCAGAGCTATGCACCGATGGCCGCCACCATGGCCGCTGGCATGGTCCCGCCGATCGGCATGGGCATCGCCAGCATCCTCGCCCGTCGCAAGTTCGCCCAGAGCGAGCGCGAAGCCGGCAAGGCCGCGTTGGTGCTCGGTTGCTGCTTCATTTCCGAAGGCGCGATTCCCTTCGCCGCGAAAGACCCGCTGCGGGTAATTCCGGCCAGCATCGCCGGTGGCGCGCTGACCGGGGCGCTGTCGATGGCGTTCGGTGCGAAGCTGCTCGCGCCTCACGGCGGGCTGTTCGTGCTGCTGATTCCCAACGCGATCAACCTGGCGCTGCTGTATCTGATGGCGATTCTGGCCGGCAGTCTGGTAACAGGCGTGATCTATGCCGTGATCAAGAAGCCCGAGGCACAGCCGCTCGCCATTGGCGAGGCAACCTGA
- a CDS encoding membrane-bound PQQ-dependent dehydrogenase, glucose/quinate/shikimate family: MSIEYGPRPLRITLTAIVVLVLGALMTIGGGYLAVLGGSWYYLSAGIALLIVAALLFARRRAAIWLYALLLLATLVWTIYEVGFDWWQLAPRIDLWCILGLWLILPFVNRYVSDRLVWRDGASGLLGLGLLAGALMAGYALTQDYHSIKGEFSDAQMQGLEPDGQAGRSASEWPAYGGSSNGDRYSTADLITPENVGRLEKAWEYHTGDLPGEGDPGELTNEVTPLKVGDTLFICTPHSIAIALDADTGEERWRFDPSINRDAEYYQHMTCRGLAFHDAGSYGQTATSVPSPGQAAARCERRLFLPTNDGTLIALDTEDGKPCEDFGDAGVVDLKLGLGEGALGVYLPTSPPVVTEKLVIVGGSITDNGAVDSPGGVIRAYDVRNGRLVWNFDPGNPDATDPLAPGETYVRSTPNSWTIATADEALGLVYIPTGNQTPDQWAVPRTAESERFTDTLVALDLETGKVRWEFQTVHHDLWDRDLPSQPTLVDIDGPQGKVPAIIQPTKRGDLFVLDRRTGVPIVPVEEVPVPQGTVEGDYAAPTQPVSALSYAPDEPLYEKDMWGGTPLDQMMCRIQFRKLRYDGDFTPPSEQGSLIYPGNVGTFNWPSVAVDPGRQLLFGAPNYLAFISTMVKRSEVDPEERTGGGETGLQPNLGAPYMVRLEPFMSVLGLPCQTPPWGFVTAVDLRSMKKVWMHKNGTSRDSAPLGIPFPVGTPALGGPIVTAGGVAFMSGTLDYYLRAYDLQSGKELWKGRLPAGGQATPMTYVSEKTGKQYVVQMAGGHGSFGTKIGDSVIAWTLEEGQ; this comes from the coding sequence ATGAGCATCGAATACGGGCCGCGCCCCTTGCGTATCACCCTGACGGCCATTGTTGTGCTGGTGTTGGGGGCGCTGATGACGATCGGCGGTGGCTACCTCGCGGTACTGGGAGGGTCCTGGTATTACCTGAGCGCTGGAATCGCGCTGCTCATCGTCGCCGCTCTGCTGTTCGCCAGACGGCGCGCAGCTATCTGGCTGTATGCATTGCTGTTGCTGGCGACCCTGGTCTGGACGATCTACGAGGTCGGGTTCGATTGGTGGCAGCTGGCGCCACGAATCGATCTCTGGTGCATCCTCGGGCTGTGGCTGATCCTGCCCTTCGTCAATCGTTACGTGAGCGATCGGCTAGTCTGGCGTGACGGCGCCAGTGGGTTGCTCGGGCTCGGTTTGTTGGCCGGGGCGCTGATGGCTGGCTACGCGCTGACGCAGGACTATCACTCGATCAAGGGTGAGTTCAGCGACGCGCAGATGCAGGGCCTCGAACCGGACGGACAGGCGGGGCGCTCGGCAAGCGAGTGGCCAGCCTACGGTGGCTCCAGCAACGGCGATCGCTATTCGACGGCGGACCTGATTACTCCGGAAAACGTCGGGCGGTTGGAGAAAGCCTGGGAATATCACACCGGCGATTTGCCAGGTGAGGGCGATCCGGGCGAGTTGACCAATGAGGTTACGCCGCTGAAAGTGGGCGACACGCTGTTCATCTGCACGCCGCACAGCATCGCCATCGCGCTGGATGCCGACACCGGTGAAGAGCGTTGGCGCTTCGACCCGAGCATCAACCGTGATGCCGAGTACTACCAGCACATGACCTGCCGCGGCCTCGCGTTTCACGATGCCGGTTCCTATGGCCAGACCGCGACGAGTGTCCCGTCGCCGGGACAAGCTGCGGCCCGCTGCGAGCGCCGGCTGTTTCTGCCGACCAATGACGGTACGTTGATCGCGCTGGATACAGAAGACGGCAAGCCTTGCGAGGACTTCGGCGATGCCGGGGTGGTGGACCTGAAACTCGGTCTCGGCGAAGGCGCTCTGGGTGTCTATCTGCCAACATCGCCTCCGGTGGTGACCGAGAAGCTGGTCATCGTCGGCGGCTCGATTACCGATAACGGCGCGGTGGATTCACCCGGCGGCGTCATTCGCGCCTACGACGTGCGCAACGGGCGACTGGTGTGGAATTTCGATCCGGGTAACCCGGATGCTACCGATCCGCTGGCACCGGGCGAGACCTACGTGCGCAGCACGCCGAACTCCTGGACCATCGCTACTGCAGACGAGGCGCTGGGGCTGGTCTATATCCCCACCGGCAACCAGACGCCGGACCAGTGGGCCGTGCCGCGTACGGCCGAATCCGAGCGCTTTACCGACACCCTCGTCGCGCTCGATCTGGAGACCGGCAAGGTGCGCTGGGAATTCCAGACGGTGCACCACGACCTCTGGGATCGCGATTTGCCGTCCCAGCCCACGCTGGTGGATATCGACGGGCCGCAGGGCAAGGTGCCAGCCATCATTCAGCCGACCAAGCGCGGCGATCTGTTCGTGCTGGACCGCCGCACGGGCGTCCCGATCGTTCCGGTCGAGGAAGTCCCGGTACCGCAGGGCACGGTGGAAGGTGACTATGCGGCGCCGACTCAGCCGGTTTCTGCGCTCAGCTATGCGCCGGACGAGCCGCTGTATGAAAAGGACATGTGGGGTGGCACGCCGCTGGATCAGATGATGTGCCGCATTCAGTTCCGCAAGCTGCGCTACGACGGTGATTTCACGCCGCCTTCAGAGCAAGGCTCGCTGATCTATCCGGGCAATGTGGGCACGTTCAACTGGCCGTCCGTGGCGGTCGATCCGGGCCGGCAGCTGCTGTTCGGTGCGCCGAACTATCTGGCGTTCATATCGACCATGGTCAAGCGCAGCGAAGTCGATCCGGAAGAACGCACCGGTGGCGGCGAGACCGGGCTGCAACCGAACCTCGGCGCACCTTATATGGTGCGGCTGGAGCCGTTCATGTCCGTGCTCGGGCTGCCGTGCCAGACGCCGCCATGGGGCTTCGTCACTGCAGTTGATCTGCGCAGCATGAAGAAAGTCTGGATGCACAAGAACGGCACTAGCCGCGACAGCGCACCGCTCGGCATCCCCTTCCCGGTGGGCACGCCAGCGCTAGGCGGACCGATCGTCACCGCTGGCGGTGTCGCCTTCATGAGCGGCACCCTGGATTACTACCTGCGTGCCTATGACCTGCAGAGCGGTAAAGAACTATGGAAGGGGCGGCTGCCGGCGGGTGGGCAGGCGACGCCGATGACCTATGTTTCGGAGAAAACCGGCAAGCAGTACGTGGTACAGATGGCCGGTGGGCATGGCTCGTTTGGGACGAAGATCGGGGATTCGGTGATTGCCTGGACGTTGGAGGAAGGGCAATAG
- a CDS encoding endonuclease domain-containing protein translates to MPTERVTPEHRVFAQQLRTQLTDCERLLWRRLRNRGLASIKFRRQHPFPPYVLDFYCAELRLVIELDGGQHYDDTGQEKDRVRTDYLQHKGLDVLRFSNSDVLQNLEGVLAEILRWVEACSPHPNPLPKGERELD, encoded by the coding sequence ATGCCAACCGAACGTGTTACACCCGAGCACCGCGTGTTTGCCCAGCAACTCCGCACGCAACTCACCGACTGCGAGCGCCTGCTTTGGCGGCGACTACGCAACCGCGGCCTGGCGAGCATCAAGTTCCGCAGACAACATCCGTTCCCGCCCTATGTACTGGATTTCTACTGCGCAGAGCTGCGTTTAGTGATAGAGCTCGACGGCGGTCAACACTACGACGATACCGGGCAGGAGAAGGATCGAGTGCGTACCGACTATCTGCAGCACAAAGGTCTGGACGTGCTGCGGTTCAGCAATTCGGATGTGTTGCAGAATCTCGAAGGGGTTCTGGCTGAAATACTCCGCTGGGTTGAAGCCTGCTCCCCTCACCCCAACCCTCTCCCCAAAGGGGAGAGGGAGCTGGATTGA
- a CDS encoding peptide chain release factor 3 has protein sequence MTSQAAEVAKRRTFAIISHPDAGKTTITEKLLLMGKAIAVAGTVKSRKSDRHATSDWMEMEKQRGISITTSVMQFPYREHMINLLDTPGHEDFSEDTYRTLTAVDSALMVLDGGKGVEPRTIALMDVCRLRDTPIVSFINKLDRDIRDPIELLDEIEAVLKIKAAPITWPIGCYRDFKGVYHLKDDYIIVYTPGHGHERTEVKIIQKLDSDEARKHIGDEYDRFVEQLELVQGACHEFDQDEFLAGQLTPVFFGTALGNFGVDHVLDAVVDWAPRPLPRAANERVVEPVEDKFTGFVFKIQANMDPKHRDRIAFMRICSGKYEKGMKLRHARIGKDIRIADALTFFSSEREQLEEAWAGDIIGLHNHGTIQIGDTFTEGENLGFTGIPHFAPELFRRVRLKDPLKSKQLRQGLQELAEEGATQVFFPERNNDIILGAVGVLQFDVVASRLKEEYKVECAYEAINVWSARWIECDNEKKLKEFSDKAYENLAVDGGGHLTYLAPTRVNLSLMEERWPDVKFRATREHH, from the coding sequence ATGACCTCTCAGGCCGCCGAAGTCGCGAAGCGCCGCACCTTCGCCATCATTTCCCACCCCGACGCGGGCAAGACCACCATCACCGAAAAGCTGCTGCTGATGGGCAAGGCCATCGCCGTCGCCGGTACCGTGAAGTCGCGTAAATCCGACCGCCACGCCACGTCCGACTGGATGGAAATGGAAAAGCAGCGCGGCATCTCCATCACCACCTCGGTGATGCAGTTCCCCTACCGCGAGCACATGATCAACCTGCTCGACACCCCCGGCCACGAAGACTTCTCGGAAGACACCTACCGCACCCTGACCGCGGTGGATTCGGCATTGATGGTTCTCGATGGCGGTAAGGGCGTCGAGCCGCGCACCATCGCCCTGATGGACGTCTGCCGGCTGCGCGACACGCCCATCGTCAGCTTTATCAACAAGCTCGACCGCGACATCCGCGACCCCATCGAGCTGCTCGACGAGATCGAAGCGGTCCTGAAGATCAAGGCCGCGCCCATCACCTGGCCGATCGGCTGTTATCGCGACTTTAAGGGCGTGTATCACCTCAAGGACGATTACATCATCGTCTACACGCCAGGCCACGGGCATGAGCGCACCGAGGTGAAGATCATCCAGAAACTCGACTCCGACGAGGCACGCAAGCACATCGGCGACGAGTACGACCGCTTCGTCGAACAACTGGAGCTGGTCCAAGGCGCCTGCCACGAATTCGATCAGGACGAGTTTCTCGCGGGTCAGCTGACGCCGGTGTTCTTCGGCACGGCGCTCGGCAACTTCGGTGTCGACCATGTGCTCGACGCCGTCGTCGACTGGGCCCCACGCCCGCTACCACGCGCCGCCAACGAGCGGGTGGTTGAGCCTGTCGAGGACAAGTTCACCGGCTTCGTGTTCAAGATCCAGGCGAACATGGACCCCAAGCACCGCGACCGTATCGCCTTCATGCGCATCTGCTCGGGCAAGTACGAAAAAGGCATGAAGCTGCGACACGCGCGCATCGGCAAGGACATCCGCATCGCCGACGCCCTAACCTTCTTCTCCAGCGAGCGTGAGCAGCTGGAGGAAGCCTGGGCCGGCGACATAATCGGCCTGCACAACCACGGCACCATCCAGATTGGCGACACCTTTACCGAAGGCGAAAACCTTGGTTTCACCGGTATCCCGCACTTCGCCCCGGAACTGTTCCGCCGCGTGCGCCTGAAGGACCCGCTGAAATCCAAGCAGCTACGCCAGGGCCTGCAGGAACTGGCCGAAGAAGGCGCGACCCAGGTGTTCTTCCCCGAGCGCAACAACGACATCATCCTCGGCGCCGTCGGTGTGCTGCAGTTCGACGTCGTCGCCAGCCGCTTGAAAGAGGAATACAAGGTCGAGTGCGCTTACGAGGCGATCAACGTCTGGTCCGCGCGCTGGATCGAGTGCGACAACGAGAAGAAGCTCAAGGAGTTCAGCGACAAGGCCTACGAAAACCTGGCGGTCGATGGCGGTGGTCACCTGACTTATCTGGCCCCAACGCGGGTCAACTTGAGCCTTATGGAAGAACGCTGGCCGGATGTGAAATTTAGGGCGACGCGCGAGCATCACTAA
- a CDS encoding type III PLP-dependent enzyme: MSIKIEDYYPRETFQKMKAFADERETPFVVIDTKIISDSYDQLVGNFPFAKIYYAVKANPATEITELLRDKGSNFDIASIYELDKVMATGVGPERISYGNTIKKAKDIRYFYDRGVRMFATDSEADLRNIAKAAPGSKVYVRILTEGSNTADWPLSRKFGCQTDMALDLLILAKQLGLDPYGVSFHVGSQQRDIDVWDAAIAKVKVIFERLKEEDGIVLKMINMGGGFPANYIAKTNDLTTYADEIIRFLKDDFGDDLPEIILEPGRSLIANAGVLVSEVVLVSRKSRTAVERWVFTDVGKFSGLIETMDESIKFPIWTEKKGEMEEVVIAGPTCDSADIMYEHYKYGLPLNLASGDRLYWFSTGAYTTSYSAVEFNGFPPLKAYYL; the protein is encoded by the coding sequence ATGTCGATCAAGATCGAAGATTACTATCCGCGCGAAACCTTCCAGAAAATGAAGGCCTTCGCCGATGAGCGCGAAACCCCGTTCGTTGTCATCGACACCAAGATCATCAGCGATTCGTACGACCAACTGGTCGGCAATTTCCCGTTCGCCAAGATCTACTACGCCGTGAAGGCCAATCCGGCCACTGAAATCACCGAGCTGCTGCGCGACAAGGGTTCGAACTTCGATATCGCCTCGATCTACGAACTGGACAAGGTGATGGCCACCGGCGTCGGTCCGGAGCGCATCAGCTACGGCAACACGATCAAGAAAGCCAAGGACATCCGCTACTTCTACGACAGGGGCGTGCGCATGTTCGCCACCGACTCGGAAGCCGACCTGCGCAACATTGCCAAGGCCGCACCGGGTTCGAAGGTCTATGTGCGGATTCTCACCGAGGGTTCCAACACTGCCGACTGGCCGCTGTCGCGCAAGTTCGGCTGCCAGACCGACATGGCGCTGGACCTACTCATCCTGGCCAAGCAACTGGGTCTGGACCCCTACGGTGTGTCCTTCCACGTCGGCTCGCAACAGCGCGACATCGACGTCTGGGACGCGGCCATCGCTAAGGTCAAGGTGATCTTCGAACGTCTGAAGGAAGAGGACGGCATCGTCCTGAAGATGATCAACATGGGCGGCGGCTTCCCGGCGAACTACATCGCCAAGACCAACGACCTGACCACCTACGCCGACGAGATCATCCGCTTCCTGAAGGACGACTTTGGCGACGATCTGCCGGAGATCATCCTCGAGCCGGGCCGTTCGCTGATTGCCAACGCCGGCGTGCTGGTCTCCGAAGTGGTATTGGTGTCGCGCAAGTCGCGCACCGCCGTTGAGCGCTGGGTGTTCACCGACGTGGGTAAGTTCAGCGGCCTGATCGAAACCATGGACGAGTCCATCAAGTTTCCGATCTGGACCGAGAAGAAGGGCGAGATGGAAGAAGTGGTCATCGCCGGCCCGACCTGTGACAGCGCCGACATCATGTACGAACACTACAAGTACGGCCTGCCACTGAACCTCGCCAGCGGCGACCGTCTGTACTGGTTCTCCACTGGCGCCTACACCACCAGCTACAGCGCGGTGGAATTCAACGGCTTTCCGCCGCTGAAGGCTTATTACCTCTAA
- a CDS encoding tetratricopeptide repeat protein — MRVLSRREEVSPDQLPNLLAGDPREAARTILAAAETGLADAQVMLGQILLEGRGIQRDPALAVRWFRIARAQGNPMAHNMLGRCLEHGWGCNPDLSTAAREYLNAAEQGLDWGMYNLANLFATGRGVAQDQAQALKLYRQAAELGHAKSMNLLGRYLEEGLVVPADPDAAWNWYRRSAEAGDFRGQFSYAAVLISQQRWDEARHWLIQALALGHLKFLRKARDELLAARIEPITDIALAYVTRCADIGDQGDRLVARQLATIRPDPLESDA, encoded by the coding sequence ATGCGTGTTCTATCTCGTCGTGAGGAAGTCTCCCCGGACCAGCTGCCCAACCTGCTGGCGGGCGATCCACGAGAAGCCGCGCGGACCATACTCGCCGCGGCGGAAACGGGCCTCGCAGACGCCCAAGTGATGCTCGGCCAGATCCTGCTGGAAGGCCGTGGCATCCAACGCGACCCCGCGCTGGCAGTCCGCTGGTTTCGCATCGCACGGGCGCAAGGCAACCCGATGGCGCACAACATGCTCGGCCGCTGCCTGGAACATGGCTGGGGTTGCAATCCGGATCTTTCGACGGCAGCGCGCGAATACCTCAACGCGGCCGAACAGGGTCTCGACTGGGGCATGTACAACCTTGCCAACCTGTTCGCCACTGGCCGTGGGGTCGCGCAGGATCAGGCGCAGGCCTTAAAGCTGTATCGCCAGGCAGCGGAGCTGGGTCATGCGAAGTCGATGAATCTGCTGGGACGCTATCTGGAAGAAGGCCTGGTGGTGCCGGCCGATCCGGACGCCGCCTGGAACTGGTATCGACGCTCCGCCGAGGCAGGCGATTTCCGAGGCCAGTTCAGCTATGCAGCGGTGCTGATCAGCCAGCAGCGTTGGGACGAGGCGCGGCACTGGCTGATCCAGGCATTGGCGCTCGGTCACCTGAAGTTTCTGCGCAAGGCGCGAGACGAGTTACTGGCAGCGCGGATCGAACCGATCACCGATATCGCCTTGGCCTATGTCACCCGCTGCGCCGACATCGGTGATCAGGGTGACCGGTTGGTTGCCCGCCAGCTCGCCACGATCCGGCCTGACCCGCTCGAATCCGACGCATAA
- a CDS encoding Fe2+-dependent dioxygenase, protein MLLHIPAIFGSDEVKRIRSALEQAPWADGKVTAGYQSAKAKHNLQMPEDSPLAREISEAMLQRLWQNPQFMSAALPHKVFPPLFNCYREGGSFGYHIDNAIRQVRNSPERVRTDVSSTLFFSDPDSYDGGELVIQDTYGTQRVKFAAGDLVLYPATSLHKVEPVTRGTRIASFFWTQSLIRDDGQRTLLYEMDQAIQQLTRDLPDHPSLVQLTGTYHNLLRRWADV, encoded by the coding sequence ATGCTTCTGCACATCCCCGCCATCTTCGGCTCCGACGAAGTCAAACGTATCCGCAGTGCGCTGGAACAAGCCCCTTGGGCTGACGGCAAGGTCACCGCCGGCTACCAATCGGCCAAGGCCAAGCACAACCTGCAAATGCCGGAGGATTCGCCGCTGGCGAGGGAAATCTCCGAAGCCATGCTGCAGCGCCTCTGGCAGAACCCGCAGTTCATGTCCGCTGCGCTGCCGCACAAGGTGTTTCCGCCCCTGTTCAACTGCTACAGAGAAGGCGGCTCGTTCGGTTATCACATCGACAACGCCATCCGCCAGGTGAGGAACAGCCCCGAGCGTGTCCGTACCGATGTGTCCTCGACCCTCTTCTTCAGCGATCCGGATAGCTACGACGGCGGTGAACTGGTCATTCAGGACACCTACGGCACACAGCGGGTCAAGTTCGCCGCCGGCGACCTGGTGCTCTATCCCGCGACCAGCCTGCACAAGGTCGAGCCAGTCACCCGCGGGACGCGCATCGCCTCGTTCTTCTGGACCCAGAGCCTGATCCGCGATGATGGCCAGCGCACCTTGCTCTACGAGATGGATCAGGCGATTCAGCAGCTGACCCGCGATCTGCCGGACCATCCATCGCTAGTCCAGCTGACCGGCACTTACCACAACCTGCTGCGTCGCTGGGCAGACGTCTGA